One Streptomyces sp. NBC_01217 genomic region harbors:
- the zapE gene encoding cell division protein ZapE: MSSSTAVPGQSPIAETAPLSLCALEPRVPADRLVAEMVPPPRFDSVRFDTYVPDPNQPSQVEAVEVLSGFAAGLGGAHATGSGRRKWFSRKPAAPAAPRGVYLDGGYGVGKTHLLASLWHATPAAPSLKAFGTFVELTNLVGALGFQQTVQTLSGHRLLCIDEFELDDPGDTVLVSSLLSRLVEAGVALAATSNTLPGKLGEGRFAAADFLREIQGLSSHFRPLRIDGEDYRHRGLPEAPAPYSDEQVTKAAYATEGASLDDFPSLLDHLARVHPSRYGALTDGLRAVCLTEVQPVPDQSTALRLVVLADRLYDREIPVLASGVPFDRLFSEEMLNGGYRKKYFRAISRLTALARDAKGLVAQ, encoded by the coding sequence GTGTCGTCCTCCACCGCCGTGCCTGGGCAGAGCCCCATAGCCGAAACGGCCCCGCTGTCCCTGTGCGCCCTTGAGCCGCGCGTCCCCGCCGACCGCCTGGTCGCCGAGATGGTGCCGCCGCCGCGCTTCGACTCCGTACGCTTCGATACGTATGTCCCGGACCCGAACCAGCCGAGCCAGGTCGAGGCGGTCGAGGTCCTGAGCGGCTTCGCGGCCGGGCTCGGCGGGGCGCACGCCACCGGCTCCGGTCGGCGCAAGTGGTTCAGCAGGAAGCCCGCGGCCCCCGCGGCGCCTCGCGGGGTCTACCTCGACGGCGGCTACGGCGTCGGCAAGACACACCTGCTGGCCTCCCTCTGGCACGCCACGCCCGCCGCGCCCTCACTGAAGGCGTTCGGCACCTTCGTGGAGCTGACAAACCTCGTGGGCGCCCTGGGCTTCCAGCAGACCGTGCAGACGCTGAGCGGGCACCGGCTGCTGTGCATCGACGAGTTCGAGCTGGACGACCCGGGCGACACGGTCCTGGTGTCCTCGCTGCTCAGCCGGCTGGTCGAGGCGGGGGTCGCGCTCGCCGCCACCTCCAACACGCTGCCCGGCAAGCTCGGTGAGGGCCGGTTCGCCGCCGCCGACTTCCTGCGGGAGATCCAGGGACTGTCCTCGCACTTCCGTCCGCTGCGGATCGACGGCGAGGACTACCGCCACCGCGGGCTGCCCGAGGCTCCCGCGCCGTACTCCGACGAGCAGGTCACCAAGGCCGCGTACGCCACCGAGGGCGCCAGCCTGGACGACTTCCCCTCACTCCTGGACCATCTCGCCCGGGTCCATCCCAGCCGCTACGGCGCGCTGACGGACGGCCTGCGGGCGGTCTGCCTCACCGAGGTCCAGCCGGTGCCGGACCAGTCGACCGCGCTGCGGCTCGTCGTCCTCGCCGACCGGCTGTACGACCGGGAGATCCCGGTGCTCGCCTCCGGGGTGCCGTTCGACCGGCTGTTCAGTGAGGAGATGCTGAACGGCGGGTACCGGAAGAAGTACTTCCGGGCGATCTCCCGGCTGACGGCACTGGCGCGCGACGCAAAGGGGCTGGTGGCGCAGTAG
- a CDS encoding alkaline phosphatase PhoX, whose product MSSAAARQHATRRQVLAGSGAAVASVAFAGAFCELFAGTAAARGHHGYGPLIPDPDGLLDLPKGFRYRVLSREGDPLRSGEGRVPGNHDGMAAFAGRHGHVRLVRNHENRNTGKNPVPAVEGLTYDPMGKGGCTALELDGRNNVLGERVAIACTAVNCAGGRTPWNTWLTCEETEDKAGTNGYTKDHGFVFEVDGADPRRTGAVPLTAMGRFQHEAIAIDPKSGIVYETEDAFDRPFGLFYRFLPRKPLGGTGSLRAGGDLEAMRVPGGPDLSVIQEPGASFEGIEWVPVPDPQAAGTPIRFQDFGPKGITHAQKLEGCYWGGSSVYFVSSFAHSSQGSAADHYGQVWRYEPKRRRLTLVIVFGPGTDPQLPGESPDNICLASDGGLMVCEDGDGAQHVFGLTRAGEVYAMARGRQNTGTPEEPAWGEFAGVTFAPDGGTMFVNCYAPGTTFAVTGPWR is encoded by the coding sequence ATGTCATCAGCAGCAGCACGACAACACGCAACACGACGACAGGTCCTGGCCGGCAGCGGCGCGGCCGTTGCCTCGGTCGCCTTCGCCGGGGCGTTCTGCGAACTCTTCGCGGGTACCGCCGCCGCCCGTGGCCACCACGGCTACGGCCCGCTCATCCCCGACCCCGACGGCCTGCTCGATCTCCCGAAGGGCTTCCGCTACCGGGTCCTGTCCCGGGAGGGCGACCCGCTCCGCTCCGGCGAGGGCCGGGTTCCCGGCAATCACGACGGCATGGCGGCCTTCGCGGGCCGGCACGGTCACGTCCGTCTCGTACGCAACCACGAGAACCGCAACACCGGAAAGAACCCGGTCCCGGCCGTCGAGGGCCTCACCTACGACCCGATGGGCAAGGGCGGCTGTACGGCCCTGGAGCTGGACGGCCGCAACAACGTCCTCGGCGAACGCGTCGCCATCGCCTGTACCGCGGTGAACTGCGCGGGTGGCCGCACCCCTTGGAACACCTGGCTGACCTGCGAGGAGACCGAGGACAAGGCCGGCACCAACGGCTACACCAAGGACCACGGCTTCGTCTTCGAGGTGGACGGCGCCGATCCGCGCCGCACCGGGGCCGTGCCGCTCACCGCGATGGGCCGCTTCCAGCACGAGGCGATCGCGATCGACCCGAAGAGCGGGATCGTGTACGAGACGGAGGACGCCTTCGACAGGCCGTTCGGGCTCTTCTACCGCTTCCTGCCGAGGAAACCGCTGGGCGGGACGGGCTCGCTGCGGGCCGGGGGCGATCTGGAGGCCATGCGGGTGCCGGGCGGCCCCGACCTCTCCGTGATCCAGGAGCCCGGTGCGAGCTTCGAGGGCATCGAGTGGGTGCCCGTACCCGATCCGCAGGCGGCCGGGACCCCGATCCGCTTCCAGGACTTCGGCCCGAAGGGCATCACCCACGCGCAGAAGCTGGAAGGCTGCTACTGGGGCGGGTCGTCGGTCTACTTCGTCTCCAGCTTCGCGCACAGCTCGCAGGGTTCGGCGGCCGACCACTACGGCCAGGTGTGGCGGTACGAGCCGAAGCGGCGCCGTCTCACGCTGGTGATCGTCTTCGGCCCCGGTACGGATCCGCAGCTGCCCGGCGAGTCCCCCGACAACATCTGCCTGGCCTCCGACGGCGGGCTGATGGTGTGCGAGGACGGCGACGGCGCGCAGCATGTCTTCGGCCTCACGCGGGCCGGCGAGGTGTACGCGATGGCGCGGGGCCGGCAGAACACCGGGACGCCCGAGGAGCCCGCGTGGGGCGAGTTCGCCGGGGTCACGTTCGCTCCGGACGGCGGGACGATGTTCGTCAACTGCTATGCGCCGGGCACGACGTTCGCGGTGACGGGACCGTGGCGCTGA
- a CDS encoding pyrimidine reductase family protein: MRRLFPVTDLTPADDEGEWSLGDLADAYAYPEQDGPWLRANMVSTLDGAAQHDGRSQPISCESDMRIFGTLRGLADVVVAGAETVRQEGYRPARAREAFAARRAAAGQGPAPAIAVVSGSLDLDFSLPLFVSPLVPTLVLTGTGAPEDRIEAARRAGAEVVIAGEGTRVDPARAVRELAERGLKRLLTEGGPRMLGQFVAAGVLDELCLTLSPMLTAGDAQRIAGGPSVAVPERFALASMLEEAGFLFTRYRRI, from the coding sequence ATGCGACGCCTCTTCCCTGTGACCGACCTGACACCGGCTGACGACGAGGGGGAGTGGAGCCTGGGCGATCTCGCCGATGCCTACGCGTACCCCGAACAGGACGGCCCCTGGCTGCGCGCCAACATGGTTTCGACGCTCGACGGCGCCGCCCAGCACGACGGGCGCTCGCAGCCGATCTCCTGCGAGAGCGACATGCGGATCTTCGGCACCCTGCGCGGTCTCGCCGATGTGGTCGTGGCGGGGGCGGAGACCGTACGGCAGGAGGGCTACCGGCCCGCCAGGGCCCGCGAGGCCTTCGCCGCCCGCCGGGCCGCGGCAGGGCAGGGGCCCGCACCGGCGATCGCGGTGGTGAGCGGCAGCCTGGACCTGGACTTCTCGTTGCCGCTCTTCGTCTCGCCGCTCGTCCCGACGCTCGTGCTGACCGGTACCGGGGCCCCCGAGGACCGGATCGAGGCGGCCCGCAGGGCGGGCGCCGAGGTGGTGATCGCGGGGGAGGGCACCCGGGTGGACCCCGCCCGGGCCGTAAGGGAGCTGGCGGAGCGCGGACTCAAGCGGCTGCTGACCGAGGGCGGGCCCAGGATGCTGGGCCAGTTCGTGGCGGCCGGGGTGCTGGACGAGCTCTGTCTGACCCTTTCGCCGATGCTGACCGCCGGGGATGCGCAGCGGATCGCCGGTGGTCCCTCGGTGGCCGTGCCGGAACGATTCGCCCTGGCATCGATGCTGGAAGAGGCCGGGTTCCTCTTCACCCGATACCGTCGGATCTGA
- a CDS encoding aminoacyl-tRNA hydrolase translates to MGRVSSNDSTSPVLSDSPFQSEPNSRDDARQYVLPLVVHIEKTAPPARTDATRTAARAVLVMLSDERSAGEGEWAQAMRDWQDARIRKVVRRARGAEWRRACELPGITVTGESAEVRVFPPVPLDGWPKELAKLQVSGTDLDDPEPPAAPDLAGPVLWLNPELDMSAGKAMAQAGHGAQLAWWELSDTERKAWRETGFALSVATAEAGRWQELTASGLPVVRDAGFTEIAPGSCTVVADHPALRG, encoded by the coding sequence CTGGGACGGGTGAGCAGCAACGACAGCACTTCCCCGGTCCTCTCGGACTCCCCGTTCCAGTCCGAGCCGAACAGTCGCGACGACGCCAGGCAGTACGTACTGCCGCTGGTCGTGCACATCGAGAAGACGGCTCCCCCGGCCCGTACCGACGCAACTCGCACCGCCGCCCGCGCGGTGCTCGTGATGCTCTCCGACGAGCGCTCGGCCGGCGAGGGCGAGTGGGCGCAGGCGATGCGGGACTGGCAGGACGCCCGGATCCGCAAGGTGGTGCGCCGGGCGCGAGGCGCGGAGTGGCGCAGGGCCTGCGAGCTGCCCGGCATCACGGTCACGGGCGAGAGCGCCGAGGTGCGGGTCTTCCCGCCGGTGCCGCTGGACGGCTGGCCGAAGGAGCTGGCGAAGCTCCAGGTGTCGGGGACGGATCTGGACGACCCCGAGCCGCCTGCCGCGCCCGACCTCGCGGGCCCGGTGCTGTGGCTCAACCCCGAGCTGGACATGTCGGCGGGCAAGGCGATGGCACAGGCCGGGCACGGTGCGCAGCTCGCCTGGTGGGAGCTGTCGGACACGGAGCGCAAGGCGTGGCGCGAGACGGGCTTCGCGCTGTCGGTCGCCACTGCGGAGGCGGGCCGCTGGCAGGAGCTGACCGCGAGCGGGCTTCCGGTGGTGCGTGACGCCGGGTTCACCGAGATCGCTCCGGGCTCGTGCACGGTGGTCGCCGACCACCCCGCGCTGCGCGGCTGA
- the murC gene encoding UDP-N-acetylmuramate--L-alanine ligase, whose amino-acid sequence MAPGIPAAMERPHFIGIGGAGMSGIAKILTQRGAKVAGSDAKESGTAQALRALGATVHIGHAAAHLADDASCVVVSSAIRPDNPELVRAAELSVPVVHRSDALASLMDGLRAIAVAGTHGKTTTTSMLAVALSELNLDPSYAIGGDLAGPGTNATHGEGRIFVAEADESDRSFQKYDPEVAIVLNVELDHHANYASMDEIYESFETFAGKIVPDGTLVISADQSGAVELTKRVRARSSVNVVTYGESETADVRVHKITPRGLTSEVTVILNGKYLTFTVSVPGRHYALNAVAALAAGVALGIPAHNLASALGKYTGVKRRLQLKGEAAGVQVIDSYAHHPTEMTADLEAMRGAASDARILVVFQPHLFSRTQELGAEMGQALALADASVVLDIYPAREDPIPGITSDLIIDAARSAGADVTAVHDKAAVPEAVAGMAKPGDLVLTMGAGDVTDLGPQILDHLSS is encoded by the coding sequence ATGGCACCCGGTATTCCTGCCGCCATGGAACGGCCGCACTTCATCGGCATCGGCGGCGCCGGAATGTCGGGCATCGCCAAGATCCTCACCCAGCGTGGCGCGAAGGTCGCGGGCAGCGACGCCAAGGAGTCGGGAACCGCCCAGGCACTGCGGGCGCTGGGGGCGACCGTCCACATCGGGCACGCCGCCGCACATCTGGCGGACGACGCCTCGTGCGTGGTCGTCTCCAGCGCCATCCGCCCCGACAACCCGGAGCTGGTGCGCGCCGCCGAGCTGTCGGTCCCCGTCGTGCACCGCTCCGACGCACTCGCCTCCCTGATGGACGGACTGCGCGCCATCGCGGTGGCCGGGACGCACGGCAAGACGACCACCACATCGATGCTGGCCGTCGCCCTGTCCGAGCTGAACCTCGACCCCTCGTACGCCATCGGCGGCGACCTCGCGGGCCCCGGCACCAACGCCACGCACGGCGAGGGCCGGATCTTCGTAGCCGAGGCGGACGAGAGCGACCGCAGCTTCCAGAAGTACGACCCCGAGGTCGCGATCGTCCTCAACGTCGAGCTGGACCACCACGCGAACTACGCCTCGATGGACGAGATCTACGAATCCTTCGAGACGTTCGCCGGCAAGATCGTCCCCGATGGCACCCTGGTGATCTCCGCCGACCAGTCGGGCGCCGTCGAGCTGACGAAGCGGGTGCGCGCCCGGTCCTCGGTGAACGTCGTCACCTACGGCGAGTCCGAGACCGCCGACGTACGTGTCCACAAGATCACCCCGCGCGGCCTGACCAGCGAGGTCACGGTGATCCTGAACGGGAAGTACCTCACGTTCACGGTCTCCGTGCCCGGCCGCCACTACGCGCTCAACGCCGTGGCGGCCCTCGCCGCCGGTGTCGCCCTCGGTATCCCGGCGCACAACCTGGCCTCGGCCCTCGGCAAGTACACCGGGGTCAAGCGCCGCCTCCAGCTCAAGGGCGAGGCCGCGGGCGTGCAGGTCATCGACTCCTACGCACACCACCCCACCGAGATGACCGCGGACCTCGAAGCGATGCGCGGCGCCGCATCCGACGCCCGCATCCTGGTCGTCTTCCAGCCCCACCTCTTCTCCCGCACCCAGGAGCTGGGCGCCGAGATGGGCCAGGCTCTCGCGCTGGCCGACGCCTCCGTGGTCCTGGACATCTACCCGGCCCGCGAGGACCCGATCCCCGGGATCACCAGCGACCTGATCATCGACGCCGCGCGGTCCGCGGGCGCCGACGTCACCGCCGTCCACGACAAGGCGGCGGTCCCCGAGGCCGTCGCGGGAATGGCGAAGCCCGGCGACCTCGTTCTCACCATGGGCGCGGGCGACGTCACGGACCTCGGCCCGCAGATCCTGGACCACCTGTCGAGCTGA
- a CDS encoding indole-3-glycerol phosphate synthase — protein sequence MIEKALTSEDVEFVTTLHGEEQTSFVVLMQPRGDQADVLLRAIDDLAMGELKEAAREGAEPEGKNARQSAELALEVSLGALRQAGSEAVGQVIEEHPLDKLKSVVDDAEADEVIVLTAPHYVEEFFHRDWASRARHKVGVPVLKLFAHSE from the coding sequence ATGATCGAGAAGGCCCTCACTTCCGAGGACGTCGAGTTCGTCACCACCCTGCACGGGGAGGAGCAGACCTCCTTCGTCGTGCTCATGCAGCCGCGCGGTGACCAGGCCGATGTGCTGTTGCGGGCCATCGACGACCTGGCGATGGGCGAACTGAAGGAGGCCGCCCGGGAGGGTGCGGAGCCGGAGGGCAAGAATGCCCGGCAATCCGCCGAACTGGCGCTCGAAGTATCACTCGGAGCCCTGCGGCAGGCGGGCTCCGAAGCGGTCGGACAGGTGATCGAGGAGCACCCGCTGGACAAGCTGAAGTCCGTGGTCGACGACGCGGAGGCGGACGAGGTCATCGTGCTGACCGCCCCGCACTACGTGGAAGAGTTCTTCCACCGGGACTGGGCGTCCCGGGCCCGGCACAAGGTCGGCGTCCCGGTGCTCAAGCTCTTCGCGCACAGCGAATAG
- a CDS encoding OsmC family protein, with amino-acid sequence MATTRQAHTVWEGNLIEGKGVVTFDSSGIGEYEVSWPSRAEKANGRTSPEELIAAAHSSCFSMALSNGLATAGTPPTRLNTQAEVTFQPGTGITGIHLTVQGEVPGLDEAGFVKAAEDAKANCPVSQALTGTTITLTASLA; translated from the coding sequence ATGGCTACCACGCGTCAGGCGCACACGGTCTGGGAAGGCAACCTGATCGAGGGCAAGGGCGTCGTCACCTTCGACTCCTCCGGCATCGGCGAATACGAGGTCTCCTGGCCGTCCCGCGCGGAGAAGGCGAACGGCAGGACGAGCCCCGAGGAGCTCATCGCGGCCGCCCACTCCAGCTGCTTCTCGATGGCACTGTCCAACGGTCTGGCCACGGCCGGTACCCCGCCGACCCGGCTGAACACCCAGGCCGAGGTCACCTTCCAGCCCGGCACCGGCATCACCGGTATCCACCTCACCGTCCAGGGCGAGGTCCCGGGGCTCGACGAGGCGGGCTTCGTCAAGGCCGCCGAGGACGCCAAGGCGAACTGCCCGGTCAGCCAGGCGCTCACGGGCACGACGATCACGCTCACCGCGTCCCTGGCCTGA
- a CDS encoding GTPase-associated protein 1-related protein, which translates to MSLAQLHYTSASAGDDGGDARFTAVSAGIPTPVLAEAEQLLGYEPPPGAPYHPTTSELRAFPEAFSFSALSDGSHLLSRTVALGGPGAGRFHAHAVHLPAGTQLPGDALPITAWRSPNWAATAPSGGTPGRIASLPASASFGPEALNDFAVSRSPWLAAVFADLRRVSEEPSSARLVLVERQSADVARWIALAGAVLPPEHARRLTFTTYTRRPARSPYQIVGVLPQDAPGPGGSGIALRVHTCTGARPEGAVDDAWAETCARIWRSRSPELFRTAAELPGEPFAAGPLAVTALCAGVALGPAGRAAAAKWAAERPYALDEERTRQLTDALTAPGIDRTTDELTGVSSLLTALDGRSPAATTASLAALLVTEAVRGGDVALEPPARSAFAEPVGERAAAALVAALGDDLRTELATGATTAATTPTVPGRGVARAVQLLRIARLLDVDCADLLPDVVRRMARSLLNEGATDCAPVLLDLLDEQFDVRTALLGELDRIAPHDPAATERLLTGVALPFTGTQALPHLRMCAAAPAARAGGGDRMKVLHTLVRAGGMSPFTEPLVLRTGMGLVWGEETPTAGEARQLLGGTTSDAHRTAGTWSALVAAALGAPADDEEAPELAHDLLRGFPLELDARVRGALLLLEFARDVRSGAAEPGWAERALRLRAGAEPVEPGVRDQAFGALAGKLLAADRPEAELYAFVHSDDADLVAAYGRIARQDTVLTRLRSDPSYVADCFTVWSSHPHAGRAWSETRTALLAQVLRPVVRGLSADEVGAVEEAAERTGSSRTAEAFRAWNRPSGLGRRLGSRLTARVRRAL; encoded by the coding sequence ATGAGCCTCGCGCAGTTGCACTACACCTCTGCCTCTGCGGGGGACGACGGGGGCGACGCACGGTTCACGGCGGTCAGCGCCGGGATCCCCACACCGGTGCTGGCCGAGGCCGAGCAACTCCTCGGCTACGAACCGCCGCCCGGGGCCCCGTACCACCCGACCACCTCCGAACTCCGCGCGTTCCCCGAGGCGTTCAGCTTCAGCGCACTGTCCGACGGCAGCCATCTGCTGAGCCGTACGGTGGCCCTCGGCGGCCCCGGCGCCGGACGTTTCCACGCGCACGCCGTACATCTCCCCGCCGGTACCCAACTGCCGGGCGACGCACTGCCGATCACCGCGTGGCGGTCGCCGAACTGGGCCGCCACCGCACCAAGCGGCGGTACGCCCGGCCGAATAGCCTCCCTGCCCGCCTCCGCCTCCTTCGGGCCCGAGGCGCTCAATGACTTCGCGGTCTCCCGGAGCCCCTGGCTGGCGGCGGTCTTCGCCGATCTGCGCCGGGTGAGCGAGGAACCGTCCTCGGCACGCCTGGTTCTCGTGGAGCGGCAGAGCGCGGACGTGGCCCGGTGGATCGCGCTCGCCGGGGCCGTGCTCCCGCCGGAGCACGCGCGACGGCTGACCTTCACGACCTACACCCGGCGTCCCGCGCGGTCCCCGTACCAGATCGTCGGGGTGCTGCCGCAGGACGCACCGGGGCCCGGCGGCTCCGGCATCGCCTTGCGGGTGCACACCTGCACCGGGGCGCGCCCCGAAGGGGCGGTGGACGACGCCTGGGCCGAGACCTGCGCCAGGATCTGGCGCAGCCGGTCCCCGGAGCTGTTCCGGACGGCGGCGGAGCTGCCCGGCGAGCCCTTCGCCGCCGGACCGCTCGCCGTCACGGCGCTCTGCGCGGGCGTCGCGCTCGGCCCCGCCGGGCGTGCCGCAGCCGCGAAGTGGGCCGCCGAGCGGCCGTACGCGCTGGACGAGGAGCGGACGCGGCAGCTGACCGACGCGCTGACCGCTCCCGGCATCGACCGCACCACGGACGAACTCACCGGTGTCTCAAGCCTGTTGACGGCTCTGGACGGGCGGTCCCCCGCCGCCACGACCGCATCGCTCGCCGCTCTGCTGGTGACGGAGGCGGTACGCGGTGGCGATGTCGCACTCGAACCGCCCGCGCGCTCGGCCTTCGCCGAACCGGTCGGTGAGCGTGCCGCAGCGGCACTCGTCGCGGCCCTGGGCGACGACCTGCGTACCGAACTCGCCACCGGTGCGACCACCGCGGCGACCACGCCCACCGTGCCGGGCCGGGGTGTGGCACGCGCAGTGCAGCTGCTGCGGATCGCGCGGCTGCTCGATGTGGACTGCGCGGACCTGCTCCCCGATGTCGTACGCCGCATGGCCAGGTCGCTGCTGAACGAAGGGGCGACGGACTGCGCGCCGGTGCTGCTCGACCTCCTGGACGAGCAGTTCGACGTCCGTACGGCGCTGCTGGGCGAACTGGACCGGATCGCGCCGCACGATCCCGCGGCGACGGAGCGGCTGCTGACCGGGGTCGCTCTGCCCTTCACAGGAACGCAGGCGCTGCCGCATCTGCGGATGTGCGCGGCAGCGCCGGCCGCCAGGGCGGGCGGCGGCGACCGGATGAAGGTCCTGCACACGCTGGTCCGCGCCGGTGGAATGTCACCTTTCACCGAACCCCTGGTACTGCGGACCGGGATGGGGCTTGTGTGGGGCGAGGAGACGCCCACGGCCGGCGAGGCCCGGCAGCTGCTGGGCGGAACCACCTCCGACGCGCACCGCACGGCCGGTACGTGGTCCGCTCTCGTGGCGGCGGCGCTCGGCGCCCCAGCCGACGACGAGGAGGCCCCCGAACTCGCCCACGACCTGCTGCGCGGCTTCCCTCTGGAACTCGACGCCCGGGTGCGCGGCGCCCTGCTGCTCCTGGAGTTCGCGCGGGACGTGCGGTCGGGGGCGGCTGAGCCCGGCTGGGCGGAACGGGCGCTCAGGCTGCGCGCCGGGGCCGAACCGGTGGAGCCGGGCGTACGCGACCAGGCGTTCGGCGCGCTGGCCGGGAAGCTGCTCGCCGCGGACCGGCCCGAGGCGGAGCTGTACGCGTTCGTCCACAGCGACGACGCGGATCTCGTCGCGGCCTACGGCAGGATCGCCCGGCAGGACACGGTCCTGACCCGGCTGCGCTCCGACCCGTCCTATGTGGCCGACTGTTTCACCGTCTGGAGCTCCCATCCGCACGCGGGCCGCGCCTGGAGCGAGACCCGTACCGCACTGCTGGCGCAGGTGCTGCGGCCGGTGGTGCGCGGTCTGTCCGCCGATGAGGTGGGGGCGGTGGAGGAGGCCGCCGAGCGCACGGGCAGCAGCCGCACGGCGGAGGCGTTCCGGGCGTGGAACCGGCCGAGCGGCCTCGGCAGGCGGCTCGGCAGCAGACTGACGGCACGGGTGCGGCGGGCGCTGTAG
- a CDS encoding DUF4142 domain-containing protein — protein sequence MRRINGTALIIAALVATLGALAYPVWSYADRSGTGQANLNASTVATQWGPLSATDRDLLVKVRLAGLWELPAGQQAIERAPSQAIVAAGDHLVVGHTDLDRRARDVAAKLGVELPNQPTEQQQGWLRELTAAHGEEYERKFANLLRNAHGKVFALIAQVRHTTRNSLIRQLATDANQTVLDHITMLEGTGLVDFDAIAREAAGAATASPTGPPAPAGTVVPPPVPAEPTGDMSFTSRPSTMPMPMPMP from the coding sequence CTGCGACGCATCAACGGAACGGCCCTCATCATCGCGGCGCTCGTCGCCACGCTCGGCGCGCTCGCCTATCCCGTCTGGTCCTATGCCGACCGGTCGGGGACCGGCCAGGCCAATCTGAACGCGTCGACCGTGGCCACCCAGTGGGGTCCGCTCTCCGCGACCGACCGGGACCTCCTGGTGAAGGTGCGCCTCGCCGGGCTCTGGGAGCTGCCCGCCGGGCAGCAGGCGATCGAGCGGGCGCCGAGCCAGGCGATCGTGGCCGCCGGGGACCATCTGGTGGTCGGGCACACGGATCTGGACCGCCGGGCGCGTGATGTGGCGGCCAAGCTCGGTGTGGAGCTGCCGAACCAGCCGACCGAGCAGCAGCAGGGCTGGCTGCGCGAGCTGACGGCGGCGCACGGCGAGGAGTACGAGCGCAAGTTCGCCAATCTGCTGAGGAACGCGCACGGCAAGGTCTTCGCGCTGATCGCCCAGGTCCGGCACACCACTCGCAACTCACTGATCCGGCAGCTGGCGACCGATGCCAACCAGACGGTGCTCGACCACATCACCATGCTGGAGGGCACCGGCCTGGTCGACTTCGACGCGATCGCACGCGAGGCCGCGGGCGCGGCGACGGCCAGCCCGACGGGCCCGCCCGCTCCGGCCGGCACGGTCGTACCCCCGCCGGTTCCCGCAGAGCCGACCGGGGACATGTCGTTCACCTCGCGCCCCTCCACGATGCCGATGCCGATGCCGATGCCCTGA
- the msrB gene encoding peptide-methionine (R)-S-oxide reductase MsrB: protein MSYDIEKPDEQWRAELTPAEYAVLRQAGTEPAFVGEFTDTKTTGVYSCRACGAELFRSDTKFESHCGWPSFYDPKDTDAVELIQDRSHGMVRTEVRCSRCGSHLGHVFEGEGYPTPTDQRYCINSISLRLTPDEG from the coding sequence GTGTCGTACGACATCGAGAAGCCGGACGAGCAGTGGCGTGCGGAGCTGACGCCCGCCGAGTACGCGGTCCTGCGCCAGGCCGGCACCGAACCCGCCTTCGTCGGTGAATTCACCGACACCAAGACCACGGGCGTCTACTCCTGCCGCGCCTGTGGCGCGGAGCTGTTCCGCTCCGACACCAAATTCGAGTCGCACTGCGGCTGGCCGTCCTTCTACGACCCGAAGGACACGGACGCGGTCGAACTGATCCAGGACCGCAGCCACGGCATGGTCCGCACCGAGGTCCGCTGCTCGCGCTGCGGATCGCACCTGGGCCATGTCTTCGAGGGCGAGGGCTACCCGACCCCGACGGACCAGCGGTACTGCATCAACTCGATCTCACTGCGCCTGACGCCCGACGAGGGCTGA
- a CDS encoding AIM24 family protein: MKSDLFSSENMAQQATAPGMTLQNTKSIKYAVNGEMHARQGSMIAFRGDLQFERKGQGLGGMLKRAVTGEGLPLMAVRGQGEAWFAHEAANCFIVDVEQGDVLTINGRNVLCFDATLSYEIKTVKGAGMTGGGIFNTVFTGQGKLGLMCEGHPIVIPVTSQQPVCVDTDAVVGWSANLTTSLHRSQSFGSMMRGGSGEAVQLRLDGEGFVIVRPSELKPEKASAN; this comes from the coding sequence ATGAAGAGCGATCTTTTTTCCAGCGAGAACATGGCGCAGCAGGCAACCGCTCCCGGGATGACCCTGCAGAACACCAAATCCATCAAGTACGCCGTCAACGGCGAGATGCACGCCCGCCAGGGATCGATGATCGCCTTCCGCGGCGATCTGCAGTTCGAGCGCAAGGGCCAGGGCCTGGGCGGCATGCTCAAGCGCGCCGTCACCGGCGAGGGGCTGCCGCTGATGGCGGTCCGCGGACAGGGCGAGGCCTGGTTCGCGCACGAGGCCGCCAACTGTTTCATCGTGGACGTGGAGCAGGGCGACGTCCTCACCATCAACGGCCGCAACGTGCTCTGTTTCGACGCCACGCTCTCCTACGAGATCAAGACCGTGAAGGGCGCCGGGATGACCGGCGGCGGGATCTTCAACACCGTCTTCACCGGACAGGGGAAGCTCGGTCTGATGTGCGAGGGCCACCCCATCGTGATACCCGTCACATCCCAGCAGCCGGTGTGCGTCGACACGGACGCGGTGGTGGGATGGAGCGCCAACCTGACCACCTCGCTGCACCGCTCGCAGAGCTTCGGTTCCATGATGCGCGGCGGGTCCGGAGAGGCCGTCCAGCTGCGGCTGGACGGGGAAGGATTCGTGATCGTGCGGCCCAGCGAGCTCAAGCCCGAGAAGGCGTCGGCCAACTGA